In the genome of Sphingomonas naphthae, one region contains:
- the hemW gene encoding radical SAM family heme chaperone HemW, which translates to MPRSETPLALYIHWPFCVSKCPYCDFNSHVRESVDQDRWRRALLADLAHEAALTPGRTLGSIFFGGGTPSLMEPATAAALIDAAAGYWRVTPGIEITLEANPSSVEAARFADLAAAGVNRVSLGLQALDDRALAFLGRAHDVAEGLGALETAQRHFGRVNFDLIYARPGQSEADWRAELARALGFGTGHLSLYQLTIEPGTRFAALAAKGELPEVDPDEAATLFEMTAEMTAAAGLPRYEISNHARPAEQSCHNLAYWRYRDYLGIGPGAHGRRLGQASVRRRKPENWLSRVDANGHGIESEEDLAPRTRATEAMLMGLRLGEGVDLARVARETGLAVDAIVDPGAVARLAGHGLIGRQGEVLTVTPAGMLLLDRILAEVVIA; encoded by the coding sequence ATGCCCCGCAGCGAAACGCCCCTCGCGCTCTACATCCACTGGCCGTTCTGCGTCTCCAAATGCCCCTATTGCGACTTCAACAGCCATGTGCGGGAGTCGGTGGATCAGGATCGGTGGCGGCGGGCGTTGCTGGCGGATCTGGCGCATGAGGCGGCGCTGACGCCGGGGCGGACCCTGGGGTCGATCTTCTTCGGCGGGGGAACGCCCTCGCTGATGGAGCCGGCCACCGCCGCCGCGCTGATCGACGCCGCCGCCGGATATTGGCGGGTGACGCCCGGTATCGAGATCACGCTGGAGGCCAATCCCTCCTCGGTGGAGGCGGCGCGGTTCGCCGATCTGGCGGCGGCGGGGGTCAATCGCGTGTCGCTGGGGTTGCAGGCACTCGACGATCGGGCGCTGGCGTTCCTGGGCCGGGCGCATGACGTGGCCGAGGGGCTGGGCGCGCTGGAAACGGCGCAGCGCCATTTCGGGCGGGTGAATTTCGACCTGATCTATGCCCGGCCCGGCCAGAGCGAGGCGGACTGGCGCGCCGAACTGGCCCGCGCGCTGGGCTTCGGCACGGGGCATCTGTCGCTCTACCAGCTGACGATCGAGCCGGGCACACGCTTCGCGGCGCTGGCGGCGAAGGGGGAACTGCCCGAGGTCGATCCCGACGAGGCCGCCACCCTGTTCGAGATGACGGCGGAGATGACGGCGGCGGCCGGCTTGCCGCGCTACGAAATCTCCAACCACGCCCGGCCCGCCGAACAGAGTTGCCACAATCTCGCTTACTGGCGGTATCGCGACTATCTCGGCATCGGGCCGGGGGCGCACGGGCGGCGGCTGGGCCAGGCGAGCGTGCGGCGCAGGAAGCCGGAAAACTGGCTGTCGCGCGTGGATGCCAACGGCCACGGGATCGAGAGCGAGGAAGACCTCGCCCCCCGCACCCGCGCGACCGAGGCGATGCTGATGGGGCTGCGGCTGGGCGAGGGTGTCGATCTGGCACGGGTCGCGCGGGAGACGGGGCTGGCGGTGGATGCCATCGTCGATCCGGGCGCGGTGGCGCGGCTGGCGGGACATGGGTTGATCGGCCGGCAGGGCGAAGTGCTGACGGTTACGCCGGCGGGTATGCTGTTGCTGGACCGGATCTTGGCCGAGGTGGTCATCGCCTGA
- a CDS encoding YraN family protein, with product MRDRAAAERRGRTAERAAGWWLRLKGFRILDRRVRTPVGEIDLIAKRGALVAFVEVKSRATDAELDFAIDHRRMKRVAAAAEAVAHRYAGPADDIRIDVILLAPGCRPRHLENVWHG from the coding sequence GTGAGGGATCGGGCCGCCGCCGAACGCCGGGGCCGTACCGCCGAGCGGGCGGCGGGCTGGTGGTTGCGGCTGAAAGGCTTCCGCATCCTCGACCGGCGCGTGCGGACGCCGGTGGGCGAGATCGACCTGATCGCCAAGCGCGGCGCCCTCGTCGCCTTCGTCGAGGTGAAATCGCGCGCGACCGATGCCGAACTGGATTTCGCGATCGATCACCGCCGGATGAAGCGGGTCGCGGCGGCCGCCGAGGCGGTGGCGCATCGCTACGCCGGACCGGCGGACGATATCCGCATCGACGTGATCCTGCTCGCGCCGGGGTGCCGGCCGCGCCATCTGGAGAATGTGTGGCATGGGTGA
- the rsmI gene encoding 16S rRNA (cytidine(1402)-2'-O)-methyltransferase, whose product MSSPSPEKLSPGLYIVATPIGNLGDLSPRAADILSRADAIAVEDSRVTAKLMHHIGARRPMLPYHDHNADRVRPGLIERMAHEAVALVSDAGTPLISDPGFKLVRDARAAGHVVVTIPGPCAAIAALTLAGLPTDRFFFLGFLPPKEKARAEAIAEVAAIRATLILYESGPRLGATLAALAAGLGEREAGVAREISKAYEECVTGTLETLAARYAEAGPKGEIVIVVGPPGEVKPADLDADTLLAEALTRLPAAKAAKEVAQATGLQRADLYAKALALKDKA is encoded by the coding sequence ATGTCCTCGCCTTCACCTGAGAAATTGTCGCCCGGCCTCTATATCGTCGCGACCCCGATCGGCAATCTCGGCGATCTCTCGCCGCGCGCCGCCGACATTCTTTCGCGCGCCGACGCCATCGCGGTGGAGGACAGCCGGGTCACCGCCAAGCTGATGCACCATATCGGCGCCAGGCGGCCGATGCTGCCCTATCACGATCATAATGCCGATCGGGTGCGGCCGGGGCTGATCGAGCGGATGGCGCATGAGGCAGTGGCCTTGGTGTCGGACGCGGGAACGCCGCTGATCTCCGATCCGGGCTTCAAGCTGGTGCGCGACGCGCGGGCGGCGGGGCATGTGGTGGTGACGATCCCCGGCCCCTGCGCGGCGATCGCGGCGCTGACATTGGCGGGGTTGCCGACCGACCGCTTCTTCTTCCTGGGCTTCCTGCCGCCGAAGGAGAAGGCGCGGGCGGAAGCGATCGCCGAGGTGGCGGCGATCCGCGCGACATTGATCCTGTACGAGAGCGGACCGCGTCTGGGCGCGACCCTGGCGGCGCTGGCGGCAGGCTTGGGCGAGCGCGAGGCGGGTGTCGCGCGCGAGATCAGCAAGGCTTATGAGGAATGCGTGACGGGCACGCTGGAGACGCTGGCGGCGCGCTATGCCGAGGCGGGGCCGAAGGGCGAGATCGTGATCGTCGTCGGCCCGCCGGGCGAGGTGAAGCCGGCCGATCTGGATGCCGATACCCTCTTGGCCGAGGCGCTGACCCGCCTGCCCGCCGCCAAGGCCGCCAAGGAGGTGGCGCAGGCGACCGGCCTCCAGCGGGCCGACCTGTACGCCAAGGCGCTGGCGTTGAAGGACAAGGCGTGA
- the gshB gene encoding glutathione synthase, which translates to MALKIAVQMDPLETINIAGDSTFAIMLAAQARGHQLWHYAAGDLTYRDGRLKAPARAVTVRRIAGDHVDFGGWETLDLGADVDVVLMRQDPPFDLAYITATHLLERIQHETLVVNDPAAVRNAPEKLFVLDYAQFMPPTIITRHLEETRAFHAEHGEVVVKPLYGNAGSAVFHVGRADANLAALTELFGQVWREPFMVQAFLPDVSKGDKRIVLIDGKPAGAINRLPKAGEIRSNLAAGGRADATDLTPREQEICAALGPELAKRGLLFVGIDVIAGYLTEINVTSPTGIVAIDKFNGTDTAGLIVETIEAKARG; encoded by the coding sequence ATGGCCCTGAAGATCGCGGTTCAGATGGATCCGCTCGAGACGATCAACATCGCGGGCGATTCCACCTTCGCGATCATGCTCGCCGCGCAGGCGCGCGGGCACCAGCTGTGGCATTATGCGGCGGGCGACCTCACCTATCGCGACGGGCGACTGAAGGCGCCGGCGCGCGCGGTGACGGTGCGGCGGATCGCGGGCGACCATGTCGATTTCGGGGGGTGGGAAACGCTCGATCTGGGCGCCGACGTGGATGTCGTGCTGATGCGGCAGGATCCGCCGTTCGACCTGGCCTATATCACCGCGACCCACCTGCTGGAGCGCATCCAGCACGAGACTTTGGTGGTGAACGACCCCGCCGCCGTGCGCAACGCGCCCGAGAAACTGTTCGTGCTGGATTACGCGCAGTTCATGCCGCCGACGATCATCACCCGCCATCTGGAGGAAACCCGCGCCTTCCATGCCGAGCATGGCGAGGTGGTGGTGAAGCCGCTGTACGGCAATGCGGGATCGGCGGTGTTCCATGTCGGGCGGGCGGACGCCAATCTGGCGGCGCTGACCGAATTGTTCGGCCAGGTGTGGCGCGAACCCTTCATGGTGCAGGCGTTCCTGCCCGACGTGTCGAAGGGCGACAAGCGCATCGTGCTGATCGACGGCAAGCCGGCCGGCGCGATCAACCGCCTGCCCAAGGCCGGCGAAATCCGATCCAACCTGGCCGCCGGCGGCCGCGCCGACGCCACCGACCTGACCCCGCGCGAGCAGGAGATCTGCGCGGCTCTTGGGCCCGAGCTGGCCAAGCGCGGGCTGCTGTTCGTGGGGATCGACGTGATCGCGGGATATCTGACCGAAATCAACGTGACCTCGCCGACGGGGATCGTGGCGATCGACAAGTTCAACGGGACGGATACCGCCGGGCTGATCGTGGAGACGATCGAGGCGAAGGCGCGGGGGTGA
- a CDS encoding chorismate mutase, with protein sequence MIAPADCRTMVDVRAGVDALDAEIVALLATRFGYMDAAARIKGERGQVRDEPRKAQVIANACAVAERVGAPVAVIGALWEQLVEASIDYEMVKFDAK encoded by the coding sequence ATGATCGCGCCGGCCGATTGCCGCACGATGGTCGACGTCCGCGCCGGCGTCGACGCGCTCGACGCCGAAATCGTGGCGCTGCTGGCGACCCGCTTCGGTTACATGGACGCCGCCGCCCGCATCAAGGGCGAGCGCGGCCAAGTCCGCGACGAACCCCGCAAGGCGCAGGTGATCGCCAACGCCTGCGCGGTCGCGGAGCGGGTGGGTGCGCCGGTCGCGGTGATCGGCGCGCTGTGGGAACAGCTGGTCGAAGCCTCGATCGACTATGAAATGGTCAAGTTCGACGCGAAATAA
- a CDS encoding penicillin-binding protein activator encodes MAERGLPRQSIAWPKRLAVAGLTLLLAACSTVVPRGAPPATTAPIAKPTAPQGNLPQDAARNRVALLVPLTGPNAAVGQSIADAAMLAVADTGGKGVRVTTYDTGGGALAAAQRALIEGNRLFLGPLLADDVRAIASAARGAGVPVIAFSNDASIAGDGVYVLGLSPAQSINRVVRYAKSRGLTRFAGLVPAGLYGRNAQGILIRAAEEAGGSVVSLQTYDRSVKSLATAVAGIKGDYDAVLIADVGRIAIQAAPLVRKANPSAQLLGPDLWSTDRTINASPALAGAWYASFSDGLYDQLAAKFRARYGRAPYRLASLGYDSVLLTVRVASDWKVGDRFPVGKLTDAGGFSGIDGAFRFGRDGIAERALEVHEVGQGARTVSPASRSFAE; translated from the coding sequence ATGGCAGAGCGCGGGCTTCCGCGCCAATCGATCGCGTGGCCGAAGCGTCTCGCCGTCGCCGGTTTGACCCTGCTGCTGGCGGCCTGCTCCACGGTGGTGCCGCGCGGTGCGCCGCCCGCCACGACCGCGCCGATCGCCAAGCCCACCGCGCCGCAGGGCAATCTGCCGCAGGATGCCGCGCGCAACCGGGTGGCGCTGCTGGTTCCGCTCACCGGCCCCAATGCGGCGGTCGGCCAGTCGATCGCCGATGCCGCGATGCTTGCCGTCGCCGATACCGGCGGCAAGGGCGTGCGGGTGACCACCTACGACACCGGCGGCGGCGCGCTCGCGGCGGCGCAGCGCGCGCTGATCGAGGGCAATCGCCTGTTCCTGGGGCCGCTTCTGGCCGACGACGTGCGCGCCATCGCCTCGGCCGCGCGCGGGGCCGGCGTGCCGGTCATCGCTTTCTCCAACGATGCCAGCATCGCCGGCGACGGCGTCTATGTGCTGGGGCTTTCCCCGGCCCAGTCGATCAACCGCGTCGTGCGCTACGCCAAGTCGCGCGGCCTGACCCGCTTCGCCGGGCTGGTGCCGGCCGGCCTCTACGGCCGCAACGCGCAGGGCATCCTCATCAGGGCGGCGGAGGAGGCCGGCGGCAGCGTCGTCTCGCTCCAGACCTACGATCGCTCGGTCAAGTCGCTCGCCACGGCGGTGGCCGGCATCAAGGGCGACTATGACGCGGTGCTGATCGCCGACGTCGGCCGCATCGCCATCCAGGCCGCCCCGCTCGTCCGCAAGGCCAACCCGAGTGCGCAACTGCTCGGCCCCGATCTGTGGAGCACCGATCGCACGATCAACGCCTCGCCCGCACTGGCCGGCGCCTGGTATGCCAGCTTCTCGGACGGCCTGTACGATCAGCTCGCCGCCAAATTCCGCGCCCGCTACGGCCGCGCGCCCTATCGCCTCGCCAGCCTCGGCTATGATTCGGTGCTGCTGACGGTGCGGGTGGCGAGCGACTGGAAGGTGGGCGATCGCTTCCCGGTCGGCAAGCTCACTGACGCGGGCGGCTTTTCGGGCATCGACGGCGCCTTCCGCTTCGGCCGCGACGGCATCGCCGAGCGCGCGCTGGAAGTGCACGAAGTGGGGCAGGGCGCCCGCACCGTCTCCCCCGCCTCGCGGAGCTTCGCCGAATGA